AGGTCCACGCCACACAAACAATGGATATCAAATTCCCGTGAACCAACTTCCCTCCAAAAGTTCCTCCACCTTTTTCATAGGAATCTTCGAACTAAAACACCGTCCATGTCATTCAATCAAATTGCCATGAATGGTTGTCTACTATTGCCGAGAAATCCAAAATCTCAATTCACTCTTTAGTTTAGTCTATACCAAGGCACACATcttttaattttagtatttcTAACACTAATTGTGCTCATGAGCTGACTCCCATTTCATAATTCACAGTTTTTGTATCATGCTAATTGACAATAAATTTCATCATAAATGAAAAACCGACAATACGGGGCCATAGAACTGGTaatgaaatataaattataaatgaaaaatgCATTGCTATTATTGTAATTCAATGAAAGATTCTAGAGACAGGATCATACATAGGCATGTGTTTTCCGACAAAAGTAGTGTTCTGTATAACAGGACTTGGTGATTACAAAGACTAAAATGAACTCTGAACGAAACTCATGTTATTTATAATTTGAAATAGATAGTTCTAGATAGCTTCATGAGTGTTCTATCATCTATGTATAATCTAGAAGATTAACATTTAAAGAGTTGTGTAGAAAAATAATGGGTATTAAATTTAGAAGATCCGAGAAGAGAGGCTAGAGTTTTCCATTATACCTCTCTATAAATACCCCCTTGTACTTAGCATTTGCTATCAAGCAATTTTCGAGTTCTCTCTTAAAAACCTCTTCCCTTCCTCTAACAAagtggtatcaagagcttggtttgatcTTAGAGTTGAGAAAAGCATAGAGAGTGTTTGAGAGATGGCGAGCAATGGATACACGCGTTTCCAATTTCCTTGTCTTAAAAAGGAGAATTGTGAAAATGTTGTCTTCGCATGAAAGCATTGCTTGGATTTCAAGGTGCATGAGAGATCATAGAGAAAGGCTATGAGGAGCTACAAAATGAAGGGTTGTCTCAAATTGAGAAGGATATTCTGTCACAGACAAGGAAGAAAGATCAACAAGCCCTCAATCTCATCCATCAATGCTTCCATGTTTGAGAAAGTTGCCTACGCTACTTCCTCAAAGGAAGCTGGAGAGATTTTGGAAAAATCCCTACAACACGGTGAGAAGTAGAAGAAGATACGAGTTTAATCACTAGGGTGATTTTGAAGCTTTGAAGATGAAGGAATCCAAAACAATTGCAGATTATTTCTCAAGAGTAAAGAAGATTATTAATCAACAGAagatatatatagataaaatAGATGATGTACGTGTGATAGAGGAGATCCTCCGTTCCGTAACTCCCAAGATGATGTACTTGGATAATGGTGCTAGCACTCATATGTGCGGATATAAAGagaaacttgtgaagcttgaagGTCTGAATTAAAGGGAAAGGTACAATTCTAATCTCCTCCAAAGATGGAAGTCATAAGATGATTAATGACGTCTATTATGTGCCTAAAATGAAAAGTAATATTTTGAGTTTAGGCCAACTTCTCAAAAAAGGATCAAGATTCTACTGGAAGATAAATATCTTTGGCTTAGATATcgaaataataatttaattgcTAAGGTGATCATACCAAAAAAATAGTCTGTTTATCTTGAATCTAAGAAGCATTGAAGCAAAGTCTTGAAGCTTAGTGTTCTAGATGAGACCCAGTGTTGGCACATGAGGTTTGGCCATTTAAACATTGGACTCTTAAAACATTGGGAAAAGGGAAATGGTGAATGGGATGCCGCTAATCAACCATTCTAATAAATTATGTGAAGGATGCCTCCTTGGAAATCATGCagagtttttttttccaaaagcaGCTGCATTAATCCACCATCATTTGGGAAGAGTAGATATTTCATACTCTTCATTGATGATTTTAGTGGAGAAACATGAGTTTATTTTCTAAAGCAACAACAATTGTTGCCTTTAAGAATTCCAAGACTCTTGTAGAACAGGAAAGTGGTTATGAAATCAAAGATTTGAGATATGATCTAGGAGGAGAATTCAATTCAAAGGAGTTCAACGATTTTTGTGCGAATCGTGGAACTCGTCATCCATTGACAATTCCTGGTTATCTCAGCAAAATAGAGTAGCTGAGGGGAAGAATAGAACCATTCTAAACATGGCTAGATGTATGTTGAAGTATAAAATGATGCCTAAGGAGCTGTGGGCTGAAGCGGTTTCTTGTGCAGTATATTTGTCCAAACACTCTCCAACTTCAAATCTAAAAAGTCAAACCCCTCAAGAAGCATGGAGTGGGAGGAAGCCTAGTGCCAAGACTTTGGATGCATAGCACAAGTAAAAGGCCAAAAAGGATGAGAGACATACATGACATTTATGAAAGGTCCAATGAAGTCACTCTTGATCTTGACGAATTACACTACCTTCTAATAGACAGAGAGccaaaaaaaattgaggaaGCTGTGAAAGATAACAGGTGGAGACAACAGGTGGAGACAAGCCATAGAAGAGATCAAGTCTatagagaagaagaacaagacaTGGGAATTAACAACTCTTCCCAAGGGTCATGAAACAATTGGAGTAAAATGGGTATACAAGGCTAAGAAGAATGCTAAGGAAACTTGTATTAATAACTAACCAACACAAGCACTTGCAAAGAATCCAATGTTTCATGAGCGGAGCAAGCACATAGACACAAGATACCATTTTATAAGACAATGCATTGCTAGAAAGGAAGTGGAGCTCAACTATATCAGGAGACAAGATCAAATTTGCCAATATCTTCATGAAGGCAAGGCACTAAAATTTGAAGAGTTTCAAAGACTCAGAGCAAAGCTTGGtatgaaaaggaaaatttcaaAGTAACGGGGAGAAATGATATTTATAATTTGAAATAGATAGTTCTAGATAGCTTCATGAGTGTTCTATGTAAAATCTAAATGAATAATACTTAAAGAGTTGGGTAGAAAAATCTGTAGTTGGTATTAAATTAAGAAGATCCTAGAAGAGAGTCTAGAGTTTTCCATTGTACCTATAAATACCCCCTTGTACGTGGCCGGTGGCGCTTGCAATCAGGCAAGTTTTAGTTCTCTCTTAGAAATCTCTTCACTTCCTCTAACAACTCAATGACAATGGGAGATGATAGCATGAAGCAAAATGACCAGAATTTCCCAATTTTCTTTCTGGGAAGATACTACCTAAAATCCTCTTTTTTCCCTGATCCAATATTTTTATAACAAAAATTGTAAAAGGTAAGGGGGGAAAAAACCATGCAAATCATGTGGTAATTACTCTTACCAGATAAATCCAGCATGTTAAACATCACTGGGTAATTTCCAATACTTCTGACCATTGTAATAGCAGCCCATACATGTTGATAATCCTCCCTTGAAGTCCTAATGATACACACATTAGTGATTGGATTCACATACTTAActgcacacacacacaaacaaatACATAAACCATGAATCATGAAAATCATCAAATAAGAGAAATTTCATCAGATATCAACAAGACAAGAAGAATTAGCAGCAAACTTGTTACTAGTTTTTAGTTTACTCACCCTGCAATGATCCCAGTGATGAAGCCAAACCACACTCCCCAAAATTCACCAAGATGCTATCTTTGATAGCTTTTGTGACATTAAACTGGGTAATTATAACTGGGTCACCCCCCACTTGATCGTTATTAGGGTTCGCAAAAACCTCCATCACCATGTATCGATTTTTGAACGCCACCATGATTTTTTACCCCAAAAACGCAAAATCGAAAATTCAAATTCTCAGATCGAAATTCAGCGGTATATATAAGCTATGCTATGATTAATTTTGTTGTATATGGTTAGATCACCATGGATGGAGGTGGAGGTAGCAGCTacgaagaaagagaaaaacccTAGAATGATGAGGTCCGATTAAGAGAAACGGGTCGGAGTCGGGTCATGGGTTTATGCCCAAATTTTGATTGGAGAAGAGTTTACAGTACAGCCTTCTTTATCTCTCCTCCTTATCCGGTTCGCTttggaagaatttgaagattgataaaaaaaaaagaaagaatttgaagatatttTAAATAGtttgtaaataaattaattaaaaaaagtatTATCATGAGAGAAGCTTATAGTATTATATTTTCCTCTTATTTCAAAACTTACACTTTCTTTTTTAagagataaaaaataatatatatatatatatatatagtattttagttcattttaataatttttttttgaaagatagttcattttaatataaatatgcTTCTTaggatatttttttctttatttataagTTCTAAGCTTGAATTATCCacactttgaaaatgaaattataCTTTCGATAAAGTTTAAAATCGATGATAGATAAAATGGCTCTTTAGTGATTGT
This is a stretch of genomic DNA from Lotus japonicus ecotype B-129 chromosome 1, LjGifu_v1.2. It encodes these proteins:
- the LOC130734061 gene encoding probable ribonuclease P/MRP protein subunit POP5 — protein: MVAFKNRYMVMEVFANPNNDQVGGDPVIITQFNVTKAIKDSILVNFGECGLASSLGSLQVKYVNPITNVCIIRTSREDYQHVWAAITMVRSIGNYPVMFNMLDLSGSLQACKKAALKCEESKFEQYKLKVGDRFSDDDTHRINSYLDRIKVLEH